Part of the Chloroflexota bacterium genome, CAGCTTTCATCAGGTCGGCCAGTTCGGCGGCGATGGGCTTATCGGCTATCACCGCCTGCTCGGTGGCGCAAATCACGGAGTGGTCGAAGGCTTTGCTGGCGACGATGTAGCGGGCGGCGCGTTTGAGGTCGGCGGAGCGGTCAACGTAGCACGGCACGTTGCCCGGCCCAACGCCGTAAGCCGGTTTGCCCACCGAGTGCGCGGCCCGCACCATCTCACTGCCGCCCGTTGCCAGGATGAGGGCGGTGTACTTGTGCTTCATCAACTCTTGCGTGCCGGGCAGAGAGACTTTGCTCATGCACGAGACCAGCCCGGCAGGCGCGCCAGCCTGCACTGCCGCCTCGGCCATCAGCCGCGCCGTCTCCACACAGCATTTGACCGCCGCCGGGTGGGGGGCCACCACAATCGCGTTGCGGGCTTTGACGGCGATCAGGATTTTGAACATGGTAGTGCTGGTGGGGTTGGTGCTGGGAGTGAGGGCCGCCACCACGCCCATCGGCCAGGCGATGTCGTAAATCTTTTTCTTCTCGTCGTGCCGGATGACGCCGACGGTCTTGATGTCTTTGATCGCCTCCCACAGCAGTTTCGACGAGAGGTGATTCTTGAGCATCTTGTGAACGGGGACGCCGTAGCCGGTTTCTTCGGTGGCCATGCGGCCCAGCCGCTCGGAGGCGCGGTAGGCGGCCTCGGCCATCGCGGCGCAGACGCGATCTACTTCGGCCTGCCCGGCTTTCATCCATTGCAACTGGGCCTGGCGGGCGGCGTTGGCGAGAGTGCGCGCTTCTTGAATAGATTGGAGGTCGGAGTCAAAGTCGGGCATGAAGGGTTACCCTTTGGGTGAAGTGGGCGTAGTATACACGGGGAGGAAAAATTAGGCGAGGGCGGGACAGAGGCCTCAATGTTCGTTATCATGTACCGTGACATTGTCACTAACTCATAGGCAAATGTACTGAATCAGATTAGAAACCGTCGCCAACACTTGACTCGACAAAGAGTTCTGGTGTAGTGTGTCAGCGGTTGAGCCGTTCAGAAGTTTTCTTGCCATAACCTCCATTGAGAAGGCTAGCATGAAACTCTACTCACTCACTCACTCACACGCTTCACTCCCGGCGATTTAGTTTTAACACCCTCACGCTTCATCGCCAACTTCACGCCACCCAACAGAATACCTGAATGACTGCACATTCCGCTTGCTTAACAGCGGAATGTGCTTTTTGTCGTTAGCGCAACTCAAACGAACATGCCTTGCCACCCGCACAGGAGATACCCATGCGCCCCATGACCGTCTCGCATCGTCAAGTCAGGCAGTTTGCCGTTTTCGTTCATCGCCTTGTCTCCTTGCTCATTATTCTGGCCCTGATGTTGCAGTCCACTTCAGCGGCGGCGCAAACCGCTTTGCCCACTGACACTGCAACGCCTGATTCATCGGCGACAACTTTGCCAACCGATGTTGCGGCTACGGTGACGGCCCCAAGCGATATTCCTACCGAGACTCCGACCGAGACGCCGCCGGTCACGGACACGGCGACTGTTACCCCAACGCCAACCGACCCGCCTCCGGCGACTGCCACTCCCGCCCCGGCCCAGGCGGGCGAAGACACAGCTTCGCCCCTACAGTTCAATTTTACCGCCTCACCCGAACAAGCAACGCCGGGCAGTGACGTGACCTTCACCCTCGTCATCATGAATACCAGCGGCAAGACATTTACCGGCATCACCTTCACCGACACTTTGCCGAACGACCTGAACGAAAGCAAACTTGGCTTTGGGGAATTGACGTTCGACCCCCAGACGCGTTTGCTCACCTGGAGCGCCAAAGAACTTCTGCCGGGCGCGACGGCCACTTTGCAATACACGGTGACAGTGAGCGCCGAAGCCCAACCGCCGCTGTATCTCAGTGACACTGCTCTGCTCACCGCAACCGAGATAAGCGATCCCATGAAAGCGATTGCAACCTTACTCATCGAAGCGGCTGACCAGCCGTTGAGTGAGGTCGCGCCAATTGGCGGACAAGCTGAAGGTTTGGGCGGCAAAGTACAAATCGAACTGCCTCCGGGTGCAATCAAGACCGGCGGTCGCCATGCGATTCTGGTCAAAGATATGCAAGCCGCTTATCCCGGAAGCGAAGGGCAAATCTGGCAGGCGTTTGAGATCCAACTGCTGGCTGACCCGGCAGTTATAAGCGTGACCGAGTCCAACCTCGCGGCCACACCCGAGCCGGATTCGAATAAGGACGAGACGGATGAGCACATCGCCTTGCAGGAGGTGGAAGCAAAGTTTGAACAGCCTGTTGAATTGACGGTCTCTATGAATGGCCTGACCGACCTGGCCACGTTGGGCGCAGAGTATCAACCGTACCTGGTCACACTGGACGAAGCTTCAGGGGTGTGGGTGAACGTGCCCGTCCGCCTCAACCGCGAAGCCAACACGATTACAGCAGAAGTCACCCACTTCTCCACCTGGGGCGCGGGCATCGGGTCGTCATTCCCCACCAACGGGGCTAACGTCCTGCTCTTCGATTCAGCCAGGCCGGAGCTGTTCACTGGACGGTCACATTTTTCCATTCCCATCTGGACTCCGCCGGGCCGCAACGGCATGGCCCCTTCGCTCTCCTTGAGCTATTCCAGCGGCATGGCCGACGGCGTGCTGGGCGATATTCAAGCGCCGTGGACGGGCCTGGGCTGGAGCGTGGATGGGGTCGAAATCTCACGCAAGATCACGAATGGCGTCTGCGATCCGTGTGGAACGGGCAGTGGCACAGCCGGCTACGGCTACCGGGACGAATTCATTCTCACCTTCAACGGTATCGGCGGCGAACTCATCCCCGACCAGTTGACTCCCGGCCGCTATCACACCAAAGACGAAAGCTTTGTTTACGTGCAGAGGCACAATGACCAGCTTCCGCCCGCATCGCCATACAACGCCACCGGCGAGTGGTGGGAGGTGGTGGGGCGTGACGGCACGCGCTGGCGGCTGGGCTATAAAGATGGTCAGGACAGCACCGGAGGGGACAGCTCGGAGCAAGTGGCGGCCATGAAAGGGTATCCGGGGAATAACACCGGCGCGTGGTCGTCACTTGGGTACGCCGGCCATGCCACCGATGTGGTCGCCATGCGCTGGCGGGCCGACCTGGTGACCGATACGCACGGCAATACGATGACGTTCAGCTATGGCGAGGAATCCCGCACCGTGGCTGGAACCACGACCTTCTATGACCGGGCCAGCTATCTGACTGGTATCGCCTACACCGGCCACAACAGTGGCACGCCCGCGGCAGGTTACTCGGTGGAATTTGTGATCGAGAGCCGCCCAAACGATGTGCCGGCGACGGCGACTCTCAAGGAGTGGGACAACTGGGACACCTACCGGTTGG contains:
- a CDS encoding aldehyde dehydrogenase family protein; protein product: MPDFDSDLQSIQEARTLANAARQAQLQWMKAGQAEVDRVCAAMAEAAYRASERLGRMATEETGYGVPVHKMLKNHLSSKLLWEAIKDIKTVGVIRHDEKKKIYDIAWPMGVVAALTPSTNPTSTTMFKILIAVKARNAIVVAPHPAAVKCCVETARLMAEAAVQAGAPAGLVSCMSKVSLPGTQELMKHKYTALILATGGSEMVRAAHSVGKPAYGVGPGNVPCYVDRSADLKRAARYIVASKAFDHSVICATEQAVIADKPIAAELADLMKAEGAYFVDEAQAKALGRLLFPTGHLIDPKTVGKSPQQLAQMAGISVPDWARILVARLHKVGRDEPLSGEKLTTVMGWYEADGWEAGCERCIELINFGGRGHSLVIHAQDDKVIMQFGLEKPVFRIVVNTFGTLGATGYTTGVMPSMTLGPGGIGGAVTGDNITVHHMYNVKRLAYEITPPPPEAMVEEATTPPNAATAQTPAAEIEDIVRRVLKELKAV
- a CDS encoding DUF11 domain-containing protein is translated as MRPMTVSHRQVRQFAVFVHRLVSLLIILALMLQSTSAAAQTALPTDTATPDSSATTLPTDVAATVTAPSDIPTETPTETPPVTDTATVTPTPTDPPPATATPAPAQAGEDTASPLQFNFTASPEQATPGSDVTFTLVIMNTSGKTFTGITFTDTLPNDLNESKLGFGELTFDPQTRLLTWSAKELLPGATATLQYTVTVSAEAQPPLYLSDTALLTATEISDPMKAIATLLIEAADQPLSEVAPIGGQAEGLGGKVQIELPPGAIKTGGRHAILVKDMQAAYPGSEGQIWQAFEIQLLADPAVISVTESNLAATPEPDSNKDETDEHIALQEVEAKFEQPVELTVSMNGLTDLATLGAEYQPYLVTLDEASGVWVNVPVRLNREANTITAEVTHFSTWGAGIGSSFPTNGANVLLFDSARPELFTGRSHFSIPIWTPPGRNGMAPSLSLSYSSGMADGVLGDIQAPWTGLGWSVDGVEISRKITNGVCDPCGTGSGTAGYGYRDEFILTFNGIGGELIPDQLTPGRYHTKDESFVYVQRHNDQLPPASPYNATGEWWEVVGRDGTRWRLGYKDGQDSTGGDSSEQVAAMKGYPGNNTGAWSSLGYAGHATDVVAMRWRADLVTDTHGNTMTFSYGEESRTVAGTTTFYDRASYLTGIAYTGHNSGTPAAGYSVEFVIESRPNDVPATATLKEWDNWDTYRLDKINVKYGATVVRTYDLSYALQSYVTVLTSVVVSSALNGGATAPTATFTYTNYNNNSTGGIGYFPYPRLSQINNGWEGTAAFVYGNDGRTGASTWLNYRVTTLNTTDGASGQTMQTLFAYSSPCYNDKPVNGGGLGWCNPGNVGDLVGYGQTTVTTKNFSGGATLDITVHKFNTDEQKAGQEYEVQYQDATGTILSQTNTEYTVLSNDLPAQTYFPYASARESKVRQNGALTFVNRSEYEYDPNTGNLTSQKEYNAPGPTSLFNDEFVLPNFNNWSSSVTNNGTLSVTSAAKLTGNYGMQAVTDNIYTEAGGAVVMEAEKYTSLTAGTGSAAGIAWQATTSYGGYQGTGAMQALPNTGVNTALATNGPALNYKINFQTTGTYYVYVRGLSPGVDDDSIHIGLDGVGVTTSAGFGLNGFNNTSFRWFSKYNGLSTTVNVTTPGTHTLNLWMREDGIVADRIWVTTTANAVAEASTIPGPAESASSGGATQYVQSNHPVGLTQYKAQFWFDPNTITGATTSITILSGRDSDTGGNQVVEVFFKNTGGTTYQVRTRVRDDAGNWVDGVYQTISDQAHAIGVYWAAATSAGANDGYVKLSIDGFVKDQVTGVDNDTRRVEMARWGVVTAPILGTQGTLYFDNFQSWGTIA